A stretch of the uncultured Desulfobacter sp. genome encodes the following:
- a CDS encoding shikimate dehydrogenase: MIDAATRLYCVFGNPVRHSQSPVIHNAAFKDKGVNAVYLAFEVQDAAGAVQAVRTLDILGASVTIPFKESIMEHLDWIDPTAQAIGAVNTIVNEGGVLKGYNTDCQAAVAPLIPFGISGKTVCIVGAGGAARAVAHGIAAQNGEIIITNRTEQKGQALAETVGARFIPGNEMVNIQADVVINTTSIGMTPNVDQISFPPKAIKSEMVVMDVVYTPLKTLLLETAEQKGCTTIDGLSMFIAQAAAQFELWTGIIPDTDLMRNIVLKN; the protein is encoded by the coding sequence ATGATAGACGCCGCCACCCGGTTATATTGCGTCTTTGGAAATCCGGTCAGACACTCTCAAAGCCCTGTAATTCATAATGCCGCGTTTAAGGATAAGGGTGTCAATGCCGTTTACCTTGCCTTTGAGGTGCAGGATGCTGCAGGAGCGGTGCAGGCTGTGCGCACCTTGGATATCCTGGGTGCTTCGGTGACCATCCCCTTCAAAGAATCCATCATGGAACATCTTGACTGGATCGACCCCACTGCCCAGGCTATTGGTGCCGTAAACACCATAGTTAATGAAGGCGGCGTGTTAAAAGGCTATAATACGGATTGTCAGGCCGCTGTTGCCCCCCTTATCCCCTTTGGTATTTCAGGGAAAACCGTCTGTATTGTCGGGGCAGGCGGCGCAGCCCGGGCTGTCGCCCACGGTATTGCCGCCCAAAATGGAGAAATCATTATCACCAATCGAACGGAACAAAAAGGCCAGGCCCTTGCGGAAACGGTTGGCGCACGGTTTATTCCAGGCAACGAAATGGTGAACATCCAGGCAGATGTGGTAATAAACACCACAAGTATCGGCATGACCCCAAACGTTGACCAAATAAGCTTTCCGCCCAAAGCCATAAAATCTGAAATGGTTGTGATGGATGTGGTCTATACCCCATTGAAAACCCTGTTGCTTGAAACGGCGGAACAAAAGGGCTGCACAACCATCGACGGCTTGTCCATGTTCATCGCCCAGGCAGCCGCCCAGTTTGAATTATGGACCGGCATAATCCCTGATACGGATTTGATGCGGAACATCGTTTTAAAAAATTAA
- a CDS encoding thiamine pyrophosphate-dependent dehydrogenase E1 component subunit alpha, with protein MSLSNEQMVEMLHTMIKIRNFEDRVQKFFADGKIPGFVHLYLGEEAIAAGACACLRDTDYITSTHRGHGHVIAKGGDLNLMMAEIFGRTTGYCKGKGGSMHIADVDLGILGANGIVGGGGPIANGAALAIKYRGQDNVAVCFFGDGASNQGTTQEALNLASAWKLPVVFVNENNGYGISCPTSKSMAVTDIADRASAYDMPGVVVDGNDVLAVYEAVFEAVKRARNGQGPSLIECKTYRWRGHFEGDACVYRSEAELEAWKEKDPVALYEKKLVEEEIMTTQALEALNKKVRDALDAAVSFALESPLPDVSDLTQDVYA; from the coding sequence ATGAGTTTGTCCAATGAGCAAATGGTTGAGATGCTTCATACCATGATTAAAATTCGGAATTTTGAAGACAGGGTCCAGAAATTTTTTGCCGATGGAAAAATTCCCGGATTCGTCCATCTTTATCTTGGGGAGGAAGCCATTGCGGCTGGCGCATGTGCCTGCCTGCGTGATACGGATTACATCACCAGTACCCACAGGGGGCATGGGCATGTGATTGCCAAAGGTGGCGACTTAAACCTGATGATGGCGGAGATTTTCGGCAGAACCACCGGATATTGCAAGGGAAAAGGCGGTTCCATGCACATTGCGGATGTAGATTTGGGTATTTTGGGCGCGAACGGTATTGTGGGTGGCGGCGGTCCCATAGCGAATGGTGCAGCACTGGCCATCAAATACCGTGGGCAAGACAATGTGGCAGTCTGCTTTTTCGGTGACGGGGCGTCCAACCAGGGAACCACCCAGGAAGCCTTGAACCTTGCCAGCGCCTGGAAGCTTCCAGTGGTTTTTGTAAATGAAAACAACGGGTACGGCATTTCATGCCCGACCAGCAAATCCATGGCCGTCACAGATATTGCCGACAGGGCGTCTGCCTATGATATGCCTGGTGTGGTGGTGGATGGAAACGATGTCTTGGCCGTGTATGAAGCTGTTTTTGAAGCTGTAAAGCGTGCCCGTAACGGCCAGGGACCATCTCTGATAGAGTGCAAGACATATCGGTGGCGGGGACACTTTGAGGGGGATGCCTGCGTTTACCGCAGTGAAGCAGAGCTTGAAGCCTGGAAGGAAAAGGATCCGGTTGCCCTTTATGAGAAAAAACTTGTGGAAGAAGAAATTATGACAACGCAAGCGCTTGAGGCGCTGAATAAAAAAGTGCGGGACGCCCTTGATGCAGCCGTATCATTTGCGCTGGAAAGTCCTTTGCCGGATGTGTCTGATCTCACCCAAGATGTCTATGCCTGA
- a CDS encoding 2,3-butanediol dehydrogenase: MKAAKWYGKKDIRVEEIPNPPAPKPGEAQIKVAWCGICGSDLHEYLAGPIFIPMAPHPLTGAKAPIVLGHEFSGQVVAIGDGVQTVRVGDYVAPDACQHCGVCVTCREGRYNVCEKLAFTGLMADGAFAEYVNVPAELCYVLPKGFDLEAASLIEPLATGFKAVRMAGSLLGQTVVVIGAGTIGLGTVMCAKAAGASSVVSIEIAAARKQLAKACGADIVLDPSDCDVIAEVKKMTNGSGADVSFECVGQKDTAPLAVDLIRNNGKAVIVGIFEEPSAFNFFSLSGTDKMVIGSLAYTIDDFQGVASLLATGQIKASPLITGRIKLEDIIEKGFDELVNNKATNIKIIVRPT, encoded by the coding sequence ATGAAAGCAGCTAAATGGTATGGGAAAAAAGATATACGCGTGGAAGAAATACCCAATCCACCCGCACCCAAACCCGGTGAAGCTCAGATAAAAGTTGCCTGGTGCGGAATTTGCGGGTCTGATCTGCATGAGTATCTTGCAGGCCCGATTTTTATTCCAATGGCGCCGCATCCGCTGACAGGAGCAAAAGCGCCCATTGTTTTAGGGCATGAATTTTCCGGACAAGTGGTTGCCATAGGAGACGGCGTACAAACTGTCCGTGTTGGCGATTACGTTGCGCCTGATGCTTGTCAGCATTGCGGTGTTTGCGTAACTTGCCGCGAGGGGCGCTACAATGTATGTGAAAAACTTGCCTTTACCGGACTTATGGCTGACGGGGCTTTTGCAGAATATGTCAATGTCCCGGCAGAACTTTGCTATGTACTGCCAAAAGGATTTGATCTGGAAGCAGCATCTCTTATTGAACCGCTTGCCACTGGGTTTAAAGCCGTCCGCATGGCCGGTTCGTTGTTGGGGCAAACCGTTGTCGTTATTGGCGCCGGTACTATTGGCCTGGGCACAGTCATGTGTGCAAAAGCGGCCGGTGCTTCAAGCGTCGTAAGTATTGAAATAGCGGCAGCACGTAAACAACTTGCCAAGGCGTGCGGGGCCGACATTGTTCTTGATCCCAGTGACTGCGATGTTATTGCCGAGGTCAAGAAGATGACCAATGGTTCTGGGGCTGATGTTTCTTTTGAATGTGTCGGCCAAAAAGATACTGCTCCCCTGGCTGTTGATCTGATCCGCAACAATGGTAAGGCGGTTATTGTTGGTATTTTTGAGGAACCAAGTGCGTTTAATTTTTTTAGTCTAAGCGGTACGGACAAAATGGTTATTGGCAGTTTAGCTTATACCATTGACGATTTTCAGGGTGTAGCCAGTTTGCTTGCCACTGGCCAAATAAAGGCAAGCCCATTGATCACAGGCAGGATTAAGTTAGAGGATATTATTGAAAAAGGATTTGATGAATTAGTCAATAACAAAGCAACAAACATTAAAATCATCGTTAGACCGACCTGA
- a CDS encoding Mpv17/PMP22 family protein produces MKTKDIYFAVFLVISFVPFAFFEPVQNLYSVMISRHALIMSFLKFAFLATMGEVIGLRILKGVYFKKGFGLLPRALFWGITGVMIKIAFTIFAIGSTAVFNLYIYPLPESVLAGPFSMLKLAAAFTISVCINLIFSPIFMTFHKISDIHIEATGGTITGYLSGIDMAKVLKSIDWSVMWGFVFKKTLPFFWIPAHTITFLLPPDFQVLFAAILGIVLGIILAVAGLSKKTTEQPTHAC; encoded by the coding sequence ATGAAAACAAAAGATATTTATTTTGCAGTTTTTCTCGTTATTTCTTTTGTCCCGTTTGCATTCTTTGAACCTGTGCAGAATCTTTACTCTGTTATGATCTCCCGGCACGCCTTGATTATGAGTTTTCTCAAATTTGCATTCCTGGCGACAATGGGGGAAGTCATCGGGCTTCGAATTTTAAAAGGCGTTTACTTCAAGAAAGGGTTCGGACTTCTTCCCAGGGCCTTGTTTTGGGGAATCACCGGTGTAATGATTAAAATCGCATTTACCATCTTTGCAATAGGCTCAACGGCTGTATTCAACCTCTATATTTATCCGCTGCCGGAATCGGTTCTTGCCGGTCCGTTTTCCATGCTGAAACTCGCTGCCGCGTTTACAATCAGTGTCTGCATAAATTTGATATTTTCGCCGATCTTCATGACATTCCATAAGATTTCCGATATCCATATAGAAGCAACCGGAGGTACAATCACAGGGTATCTCTCAGGAATAGATATGGCAAAAGTCTTAAAATCAATCGACTGGTCGGTTATGTGGGGCTTTGTGTTCAAGAAGACATTGCCGTTCTTCTGGATTCCGGCTCACACGATAACCTTTCTTTTGCCGCCGGATTTTCAGGTGCTTTTTGCGGCAATTCTTGGAATCGTGCTCGGCATCATTCTGGCGGTCGCCGGTTTGAGCAAAAAAACGACGGAACAGCCAACTCACGCCTGCTGA
- a CDS encoding sigma-54-dependent Fis family transcriptional regulator: MYELIRQKNGYRIAKTRPSNGIGKTTPPRRSSLKHLSPVDFKSWRNFVDTGTADIACINKLVLNSWHRCRSMGVDPTSGRCEDFRPVKDLSSELISLKDLVSDTIEFIYDMVRDRGLLVTICDAGGHVISMFGDYQTLQMADNLNFGPGANWSEGSVGTNAIGTALAEGQNLQVSGREHFCESHHSWTCSAAPIFNLESRVIGCVDISGPMAANHTDALNLAFKGARILESQLIRRQSMELRRQSAQIISSAFNTVMTGLIFIDLAGRIQVANPVAVSLLGKENHELMGSTLDAWCTMESALENMAATPLMHAKKGLSLKWCLTNPMDVRLFPVITSNNVLMGFLVVLKEMQRVRRMPLPKAQPGERRDPFKNIIGQSNAIIRALDTAKRVANTATTVLITGDSGTGKEILAKSLHDFSSRSKGPFVAVNCGAIAKDLIQSELFGYATGAFTGAKKGGNPGKFEQASNGTLFLDEIGEMPLFLQVNLLRVLEEGQVTRLGGTKPVSIDVRIIAATNKNLKALVEAKQFRQDLFYRLNVVRIELPALSDRVDDIPLLAQYFIRELSGKMGREVRTVAPDFLSALRAYGWPGNIRELKYAIEGAIALMPETHLSVECLPSDIRQQVSRCAPPEPVNTYTDFSLNSLEKQTIQKAHHHFSGNISKMAKALGIGRNTLYSKLKKYELNE; encoded by the coding sequence ATGTATGAACTGATCAGACAAAAAAACGGTTATCGGATTGCTAAAACCAGACCTTCCAACGGTATTGGAAAAACTACGCCCCCACGACGTTCCAGCCTTAAACATCTTTCTCCTGTGGATTTTAAATCCTGGCGCAATTTTGTTGACACCGGTACTGCGGACATTGCATGCATCAATAAACTCGTTCTAAATTCCTGGCATAGATGCCGCAGCATGGGCGTAGACCCCACGTCAGGCCGATGCGAAGACTTTCGTCCTGTAAAGGATCTGTCTTCGGAGTTGATCAGTTTAAAAGATCTTGTTTCAGATACCATTGAATTTATCTATGACATGGTCAGGGATCGCGGGTTGCTGGTCACCATATGTGATGCCGGCGGGCATGTGATATCCATGTTCGGGGATTACCAGACACTTCAAATGGCGGATAATCTTAATTTTGGTCCCGGAGCCAACTGGTCGGAAGGCAGCGTTGGTACCAATGCCATAGGAACAGCCCTGGCGGAGGGTCAAAACCTCCAGGTGTCAGGCAGAGAGCATTTCTGTGAAAGCCATCATTCCTGGACCTGTTCTGCCGCACCCATCTTTAACCTGGAGAGCCGTGTCATTGGATGTGTTGATATTTCAGGTCCCATGGCCGCCAATCACACCGATGCGTTAAATCTGGCGTTTAAAGGCGCACGAATTCTGGAAAGCCAACTCATCCGGCGCCAAAGCATGGAGTTGCGCCGCCAGTCTGCCCAAATCATATCTTCGGCATTTAATACGGTAATGACCGGCCTTATTTTCATAGATCTTGCCGGAAGGATTCAGGTGGCCAATCCTGTTGCCGTATCCCTGCTTGGAAAAGAGAACCATGAACTGATGGGAAGCACCTTGGATGCCTGGTGCACAATGGAATCTGCCCTGGAAAATATGGCTGCCACCCCGCTGATGCATGCGAAAAAAGGCCTTTCACTTAAATGGTGTCTTACCAATCCCATGGATGTCCGTTTATTTCCAGTCATCACATCAAACAATGTACTCATGGGTTTTCTGGTGGTGCTCAAGGAAATGCAGCGGGTACGCCGGATGCCCCTGCCAAAAGCGCAACCCGGGGAACGCCGGGACCCATTTAAAAATATCATTGGCCAAAGTAACGCCATCATCCGGGCCTTGGACACGGCCAAACGTGTTGCCAACACGGCAACCACTGTTTTGATAACCGGAGACAGCGGTACGGGCAAGGAAATTCTGGCAAAATCTCTGCATGATTTCAGTTCCCGGTCCAAGGGGCCTTTTGTGGCAGTAAACTGCGGAGCCATTGCCAAAGATTTGATTCAAAGTGAACTTTTCGGTTATGCAACAGGTGCGTTTACCGGTGCAAAAAAAGGAGGGAATCCAGGCAAATTCGAACAGGCATCAAACGGCACCCTGTTTTTAGACGAGATCGGGGAGATGCCGCTTTTTTTACAGGTAAATCTTTTAAGGGTACTAGAAGAGGGGCAGGTGACCCGGCTTGGAGGGACAAAACCTGTTTCCATTGATGTCCGCATCATTGCAGCCACCAATAAAAATTTAAAAGCCCTGGTTGAAGCAAAACAATTCCGGCAGGACCTTTTCTATAGGCTGAATGTAGTACGAATTGAACTTCCGGCCCTGTCCGACAGGGTTGATGATATTCCTTTGCTTGCGCAGTATTTTATCCGAGAATTGTCAGGGAAAATGGGCCGGGAAGTCCGGACTGTGGCTCCGGACTTTTTATCGGCCCTTAGGGCTTATGGCTGGCCCGGCAATATCCGGGAGTTAAAATATGCCATAGAAGGGGCCATTGCGCTTATGCCGGAAACCCACTTGTCAGTCGAATGCCTGCCGTCCGACATCAGGCAGCAGGTATCCAGATGCGCGCCGCCGGAACCTGTGAATACCTATACCGATTTCAGCCTCAATTCACTGGAAAAGCAAACCATCCAAAAAGCCCATCACCATTTTTCAGGAAATATTTCCAAGATGGCAAAAGCTTTAGGCATCGGCCGAAATACCCTTTATTCAAAGCTTAAAAAATATGAGCTTAACGAATAA
- the aroA gene encoding 3-phosphoshikimate 1-carboxyvinyltransferase — MKQVVPRKVKDQVVTVPGSKSISHRMLICAALADGVSEIYNVLDSQDISLTRKTLECMGAQIESREDGVLSVTGFGGRPQPWPEPIHLGNSGTSMRLLAGIAALGSTSYTLTGDERMRQRPMGELLDALGRIRISASSQNNEGTPPVVIQGGDRAGGRTLLDCSRSSQYLSALLMAGAFFDDGLVIDLTGPAVSQPYIDLTLDVMNQFGVNAFQISDTCYEVPGAQTYTAGTRSVEPDLSNAGYFWATGAVTGADIGVDNIGTTSLQGDLKQAYIFEQMGCTVNHDGRILRVKGDSLHGVDVDMSDTPDAVPAIAVTAAFAQGTTRITNIGHLRVKECDRIDAVCSQLTKMGIKAVQGPDFMEITGGTPHGAVIETFNDHRIAMAFAVAGLRVDGMKIENPVCVEKSFPTFWQLFEAL, encoded by the coding sequence ATGAAGCAGGTAGTTCCCAGAAAGGTTAAAGACCAGGTGGTAACGGTTCCGGGCTCCAAGAGCATTTCACACAGGATGCTGATCTGCGCCGCCCTGGCAGACGGCGTATCTGAAATTTATAATGTGCTGGACAGCCAGGATATTTCTCTGACCCGCAAAACCCTTGAATGCATGGGTGCTCAAATTGAAAGCAGAGAAGACGGTGTCCTGTCTGTCACAGGTTTCGGCGGCCGGCCACAGCCCTGGCCGGAACCGATCCATCTGGGCAATTCCGGCACATCCATGCGCCTTCTAGCCGGCATTGCCGCCTTAGGTAGTACGTCATATACCCTGACCGGAGATGAACGTATGCGTCAACGCCCCATGGGTGAACTGTTAGATGCCCTTGGCCGTATCCGAATCAGTGCATCTTCCCAAAACAATGAAGGTACACCACCGGTTGTCATCCAGGGCGGTGACAGGGCAGGGGGGCGAACGCTTCTTGACTGCTCCCGGTCGAGTCAGTACCTGTCTGCCCTGCTTATGGCCGGGGCTTTTTTTGATGATGGCCTTGTGATTGATTTAACTGGCCCAGCCGTATCCCAGCCGTATATTGATTTAACTTTGGATGTGATGAATCAATTCGGGGTTAATGCCTTTCAGATATCCGACACCTGCTATGAAGTCCCGGGGGCCCAGACTTACACTGCCGGAACCAGATCCGTAGAGCCCGACCTTTCAAATGCCGGTTATTTTTGGGCAACCGGTGCGGTAACCGGCGCGGATATCGGCGTGGATAATATCGGCACCACCTCGTTGCAGGGCGATTTAAAACAGGCCTATATATTTGAACAGATGGGCTGTACGGTAAATCATGACGGCCGGATCCTGCGGGTCAAGGGGGATTCTTTGCACGGTGTAGATGTGGATATGTCCGATACGCCGGATGCCGTGCCTGCTATTGCGGTAACCGCCGCGTTTGCACAAGGCACTACCCGGATAACCAATATTGGTCATCTTCGGGTCAAGGAGTGCGACCGCATTGATGCCGTGTGTTCCCAACTCACCAAAATGGGAATTAAAGCGGTACAGGGACCGGATTTTATGGAAATTACCGGCGGTACACCCCATGGGGCAGTCATTGAAACTTTTAACGACCATCGCATTGCCATGGCCTTTGCTGTTGCAGGCCTTCGGGTAGACGGCATGAAAATCGAAAATCCCGTGTGCGTGGAAAAATCATTTCCCACATTCTGGCAGCTTTTTGAAGCTTTGTAA
- the pheA gene encoding prephenate dehydratase, with the protein MTDRETKNQDNQIQTGDSPSSLSPLREKIDSIDERILELINQRLEIGKKVGEIKKQKGSQILDRTRERMVIERLFQLNPGPADESLIQYIFNVIITATREIQRPKTVGYLGPLASHSHIAALHYFNHCGEFVEQPGFFDIFNNIERKELHFGIVPVENSIEGAVNSTLDLFAEFDLEITAEHYEPVSHDLLSISGELKDVKTVYSHPQAIAQCKNWLKKHLPHAIVMETTSTSNAALMASKDDQIAAIASGKAAHFYNLLPVASKIQDRAGNITRFLVVGGDRPERTGNDKTSIMFATNHTPGALFRALSPVNRSGLNMVKLESRPTRHYNWSYHFFMDIEGHIQDEIVFQTIEQIRSQALYLKVLGSYPIFEKQEIPQ; encoded by the coding sequence ATGACAGACCGTGAGACCAAAAATCAAGACAATCAGATACAAACCGGTGATAGCCCTTCATCACTGTCTCCGCTTCGTGAGAAAATTGACAGCATTGATGAGCGCATTCTTGAACTGATCAACCAACGTCTTGAGATCGGCAAAAAAGTAGGAGAGATCAAAAAACAAAAAGGCAGCCAGATCCTGGATCGAACCCGGGAACGCATGGTAATCGAACGGCTTTTTCAGCTGAATCCCGGTCCTGCGGACGAAAGCTTGATCCAGTATATTTTTAATGTCATCATCACGGCCACACGGGAAATCCAGAGGCCTAAAACCGTCGGGTATTTAGGCCCTCTTGCCAGTCATTCCCATATTGCAGCCCTTCATTATTTCAACCACTGCGGGGAATTTGTCGAGCAGCCCGGTTTTTTTGATATTTTCAACAATATCGAACGAAAGGAACTTCATTTCGGTATTGTGCCTGTTGAAAACTCCATTGAAGGGGCTGTTAATTCTACACTGGATCTGTTTGCCGAATTTGATCTTGAAATCACGGCAGAGCATTATGAGCCTGTTTCTCATGATTTGTTATCCATCTCCGGGGAACTCAAAGACGTTAAAACCGTTTACTCCCATCCCCAGGCCATTGCCCAGTGCAAAAACTGGTTGAAGAAACATCTGCCCCATGCCATAGTCATGGAGACCACATCCACCTCAAACGCGGCGCTCATGGCTTCAAAGGATGATCAGATTGCCGCCATTGCATCGGGCAAGGCCGCTCATTTTTATAACCTGCTGCCGGTGGCATCAAAGATTCAGGATCGTGCCGGCAATATTACCCGGTTTCTTGTGGTCGGCGGAGATCGTCCGGAAAGAACAGGCAATGATAAAACATCCATTATGTTTGCCACAAATCACACCCCGGGTGCCCTTTTCAGGGCGCTTTCGCCTGTGAACAGGTCCGGCCTGAATATGGTTAAGCTTGAATCCCGGCCCACACGTCACTATAACTGGAGCTATCATTTTTTTATGGATATAGAGGGTCACATCCAGGATGAAATTGTATTTCAAACCATTGAACAGATTCGAAGCCAGGCACTGTATTTAAAGGTGCTGGGATCGTACCCGATTTTTGAGAAACAGGAGATACCACAATGA
- the aroL gene encoding shikimate kinase AroL, with the protein MGPIFLIGYRCTGKTSTGKCLADFLNRSFLDTDLVLEATYDTTIAQMVTQHDWSYFREKETETLMSLDLKNGPIIATGGGIILAEENRQFLKENGIVVYLYATAPVLTDRIRKDENNTERRPDLTCDSLALETQKMLEVRNPLYRTLADISVDTEKYDPKAAAFQIKAELDKMDDHRRFSPE; encoded by the coding sequence ATGGGCCCCATTTTTCTTATCGGATACCGGTGTACCGGCAAAACCAGTACCGGAAAGTGTCTTGCTGATTTTTTAAATAGATCGTTTCTGGATACGGATCTGGTTTTGGAGGCAACTTACGATACCACCATTGCGCAGATGGTGACTCAACATGACTGGTCTTATTTTAGGGAAAAAGAGACTGAAACGCTTATGAGTCTGGATTTGAAAAATGGCCCCATTATCGCCACGGGCGGAGGAATCATCCTGGCCGAAGAAAACAGACAGTTCTTAAAAGAGAACGGTATCGTTGTATATCTTTATGCCACCGCACCTGTTTTAACAGACAGAATCCGCAAGGATGAAAACAACACCGAGCGAAGACCGGATCTCACCTGCGACAGCCTTGCCCTTGAAACACAAAAGATGCTTGAGGTCAGAAATCCATTGTACCGGACACTTGCCGACATATCCGTTGACACTGAAAAATACGACCCGAAAGCAGCGGCATTTCAGATCAAGGCAGAACTTGATAAAATGGATGATCATAGACGATTCTCCCCTGAGTGA
- a CDS encoding Lin0512 family protein, which translates to MTRKRFVVELGTGVDLHGNDVTKAACRAVKDAVSRSCLCGILEVLNLQQFQGVHVDVLVACPEPDLVDEKVVKAQLPVGTKSVTTTLGGMCAKGICVDTFAKGCDTIIVANAAVTVWVDID; encoded by the coding sequence ATGACCAGAAAACGGTTTGTTGTAGAATTAGGAACAGGGGTGGATCTGCATGGAAACGATGTAACCAAAGCCGCCTGCCGGGCGGTGAAAGACGCTGTTTCCAGAAGTTGTTTGTGCGGCATTCTCGAAGTCTTAAATTTACAGCAGTTCCAGGGTGTTCATGTGGATGTCCTGGTGGCCTGCCCGGAACCTGATCTGGTGGATGAAAAGGTGGTAAAAGCACAGCTCCCGGTGGGGACAAAATCCGTCACCACCACTTTGGGGGGAATGTGTGCCAAAGGGATATGCGTAGATACGTTTGCCAAAGGGTGCGATACCATTATCGTGGCCAATGCGGCAGTAACCGTATGGGTGGACATTGATTAA
- a CDS encoding 2-oxo acid dehydrogenase subunit E2: MAVEILMPKWGLTMKEGTVSKWLKAIGDTVKKGEDLLEVETSKITNAVESPGDGTLHQIVVPEGETVPVMTILGVLAEEGETPEPRQAVVIAQEDETSSGPVPVAEPEKTKKSGFVPASPLARRLAKDWGIELADVPATGPKGRVVEQDVRDYKDKLDATPTVPVGPAATVYASDSALEAAKKAGIDISLVPGTGVGGKITKADVLKAIHPSAAHLQTGRLIPGTVIPMDGMRKVIADNMMTSLHNAAQLTVFVEADVTPMVELRDKLRKKYADTDLPRISYNDIIAYAACRALKDHPIMNSCLTDAGIELAGNVNLGIAVALEDGLVVPNVKMADVLGLMDIAVRIRELAKKARNNELGMDEIQGGTFTITNVSMIGVDGFTPILNPPETGILGVGRTIEKPAVYNGQICIRTMMTLSLTFDHRVVDGAPAMSFLRTLADYLEDPLTLLG, from the coding sequence ATGGCTGTTGAAATTTTGATGCCCAAGTGGGGGCTGACCATGAAAGAAGGAACGGTGTCCAAATGGTTAAAAGCCATAGGAGACACCGTAAAAAAAGGCGAAGATTTGCTTGAGGTGGAAACCAGTAAAATTACCAATGCAGTTGAATCACCTGGTGACGGGACGTTACACCAGATTGTGGTGCCTGAAGGCGAAACTGTGCCGGTCATGACCATTCTCGGTGTACTGGCCGAAGAAGGGGAAACGCCGGAACCCAGACAAGCGGTGGTAATCGCGCAGGAAGACGAGACATCCAGTGGCCCGGTCCCGGTGGCAGAACCGGAAAAGACTAAGAAATCCGGATTTGTTCCGGCATCGCCCCTTGCCAGACGTCTGGCCAAAGACTGGGGTATAGAACTGGCTGATGTGCCTGCAACCGGACCAAAAGGACGGGTCGTCGAACAAGATGTTCGTGATTATAAGGATAAGCTTGACGCCACGCCCACGGTACCGGTTGGACCCGCAGCCACGGTATATGCCAGTGATTCGGCCCTTGAAGCAGCCAAAAAGGCAGGAATTGACATCAGCCTGGTTCCTGGAACAGGTGTGGGCGGAAAAATCACCAAAGCGGATGTTCTTAAAGCCATTCATCCATCGGCAGCGCATTTGCAAACCGGCAGACTAATTCCCGGAACCGTTATCCCCATGGACGGCATGAGAAAGGTTATTGCAGACAACATGATGACAAGTCTGCACAACGCAGCCCAGCTCACCGTGTTTGTGGAAGCGGATGTAACGCCCATGGTTGAACTCCGGGACAAGCTGCGTAAAAAATACGCCGACACGGATCTTCCCAGAATCTCCTACAACGATATCATCGCCTATGCCGCGTGCAGGGCGTTGAAGGATCACCCGATCATGAATTCCTGCCTGACGGACGCAGGAATTGAGCTTGCCGGCAATGTTAATCTGGGGATTGCCGTGGCACTGGAAGACGGCCTGGTGGTGCCCAATGTCAAGATGGCAGATGTTTTAGGCCTTATGGACATTGCAGTCCGGATCCGGGAACTGGCCAAAAAAGCAAGAAACAATGAGTTGGGCATGGATGAGATCCAAGGTGGCACCTTCACCATTACCAATGTCTCCATGATCGGTGTGGATGGATTTACCCCGATTCTTAACCCGCCGGAGACAGGGATTCTTGGCGTGGGCCGCACGATTGAAAAGCCTGCGGTGTATAACGGGCAGATATGTATCCGGACCATGATGACTTTGAGCCTGACCTTTGACCACCGGGTTGTGGACGGGGCCCCGGCCATGTCGTTCTTACGGACGCTGGCAGATTACCTTGAAGATCCGCTCACGCTATTAGGGTAG